The following proteins are co-located in the Mycobacteriales bacterium genome:
- the sigM gene encoding RNA polymerase sigma factor SigM, which translates to MTEGTVSDAELLAQHVAGDPAAFAALVTRHRDRLWAVALRTLGNPDDAADALQDALLSAHRGARSFRGNSAVTTWLHRIVVNACLDFARRRAVRPTQPLLTDPATSAPDDIGAHETALAVTAALRTLPAEQAAAVVLVDIEGFSVEEAAAILDVPSGTVKSRCARARARLAQQLHDLDPRRDTEHPHRNDGAAERVQTETDDARPATEGETR; encoded by the coding sequence ATGACCGAGGGCACGGTGAGCGACGCCGAGCTGCTCGCGCAGCACGTCGCAGGTGACCCTGCGGCATTCGCGGCGCTGGTCACCCGCCACCGCGACCGGCTGTGGGCGGTCGCGCTGCGCACGTTGGGGAACCCGGACGACGCCGCGGACGCCCTACAGGACGCGTTGCTGTCGGCACACCGCGGCGCCCGTAGCTTCCGCGGCAACTCGGCGGTCACCACCTGGCTGCACCGCATCGTCGTGAACGCGTGCCTGGACTTTGCGCGCCGACGGGCGGTGCGCCCGACACAACCGCTGCTCACCGACCCCGCGACGAGTGCGCCCGACGACATCGGCGCCCACGAGACCGCGTTGGCCGTCACGGCCGCGTTGCGGACCCTGCCGGCCGAGCAGGCCGCCGCGGTAGTCCTGGTCGACATCGAGGGGTTCAGCGTCGAGGAGGCGGCGGCGATCCTCGACGTCCCGTCCGGGACCGTCAAGAGCCGCTGCGCCCGGGCCCGCGCTCGCCTGGCGCAGCAGCTTCACGATCTCGACCCCCGACGCGACACCGAGCACCCGCATCGGAACGATGGCGCGGCCGAGCGCGTCCAAACCGAGACCGACGACGCCAGACCCGCAACCGAAGGAGAGACCCGGTGA
- a CDS encoding DUF6049 family protein — protein sequence MRLRSRHAAGVLACLTLALSPLIAAGQSAAADDDTVTAPIVVTLASLRPVAPQPEDVLVVRGSVTNVSDATVTDLSAGLRMSGPISARSTFDDFAADPNGSVDELTESLGQPAPLTRTSLGPGASEPFEISVTLDPATTGLPDSTWEVRELGVAVTGDSLGVTGTVGALRTFLPWAPRDAVGPTQLQVAWLWPLIDQPHRVTSTWWTDDDLASELAAGGRLDNLVTAAAAAAQQAPPPVAPQDRGSRHGRRPPRQPPNPARDVPVTWVLDPMLVDDVNAMRSSYQVAGSPKPTPGKGSSAAKSWLSALRSATSGQPVVPVPYGDPDVVAAVRGGLSTLVGVAATAGRALLGQLLPDASLLPTGWPPGGVLDQRAADALFSDDATSLVLSDAALPPLETPNETPSSRASLVTAAGDIPTALSDSILSDAVSAGANSGADSAVALQRYLGETLMIEAEAPSDQRSILIAPAPRWQPSQSYAANLLADTGKVPWLEPTTLSTILAQSPDSAVERQSLTYPSADRASELPPAYVGQVAQRQHALSQLTSILPPGDPETRPLSAGLLRALSTAWRGVAGPRRGWMTDFSRALRTMTSGVHIVSKAGSTVTLTGHGGKVPVTIANTLDAPAQITVQLDAHERLTLPNHGRVAVTVPADQQTTVDVHATAKTSGVFSLDVQLLTPNGQKYGTPVQLFVRSTVYGTITLVITGVATAALLVAVAIRLTRRAINARRASSAPTA from the coding sequence GTGAGGCTGCGGAGTCGGCACGCGGCGGGCGTCCTCGCCTGCCTCACGCTCGCGCTGTCACCGCTGATCGCCGCCGGTCAGTCGGCGGCCGCCGACGACGACACGGTGACCGCGCCGATCGTCGTCACGCTCGCCTCGCTGCGCCCGGTCGCGCCGCAGCCCGAGGACGTCCTGGTGGTCCGCGGCAGCGTCACGAACGTGTCGGACGCCACCGTCACCGACCTGAGCGCCGGGCTGCGGATGAGCGGTCCGATCAGCGCCCGCAGCACCTTCGACGACTTCGCCGCCGACCCCAACGGCAGTGTCGACGAGCTCACGGAATCGCTCGGGCAGCCCGCGCCGCTGACCCGCACCAGCCTCGGTCCGGGCGCCAGCGAGCCGTTCGAGATCTCGGTGACGCTCGATCCCGCGACCACCGGGCTGCCCGACTCGACGTGGGAAGTGCGTGAGCTCGGCGTCGCCGTCACCGGCGACAGTCTCGGCGTCACGGGAACCGTCGGAGCGCTTCGTACCTTCCTGCCGTGGGCGCCGCGCGACGCGGTCGGCCCGACCCAGCTCCAGGTGGCGTGGCTGTGGCCGCTCATCGACCAGCCTCACCGGGTGACCTCGACCTGGTGGACCGACGACGACCTGGCCAGCGAGCTCGCCGCCGGCGGCCGGCTCGACAACCTGGTGACCGCCGCCGCTGCGGCAGCCCAGCAGGCACCGCCACCGGTAGCCCCGCAGGACCGGGGCAGCCGCCACGGGCGGCGGCCTCCCCGACAACCCCCGAACCCGGCGCGCGACGTCCCCGTCACCTGGGTGCTCGACCCGATGCTGGTCGACGACGTCAACGCCATGCGGTCGAGCTACCAGGTCGCCGGCTCGCCCAAGCCGACGCCCGGCAAGGGCAGCAGCGCGGCGAAGTCGTGGTTGTCGGCGCTGCGCTCCGCGACCAGCGGGCAGCCGGTGGTCCCGGTTCCGTACGGCGACCCCGACGTCGTCGCTGCCGTTCGCGGCGGGCTGTCCACGCTGGTCGGAGTCGCCGCCACCGCCGGACGTGCCCTGCTCGGACAGCTGCTGCCCGACGCCTCACTGCTTCCGACGGGCTGGCCGCCGGGTGGAGTTCTCGACCAGCGTGCCGCGGACGCCCTGTTCAGCGACGACGCGACCAGCCTGGTGCTCAGCGACGCGGCGCTGCCGCCGCTCGAGACACCGAACGAGACGCCGTCCTCGCGCGCCTCGCTCGTGACGGCCGCCGGTGACATCCCGACCGCGTTGTCCGACTCGATCCTCTCCGACGCGGTCAGCGCAGGGGCCAACAGCGGCGCCGACTCGGCGGTGGCGCTGCAGCGTTACCTCGGCGAGACCCTCATGATCGAAGCCGAGGCCCCCTCCGACCAGCGCAGCATCCTGATCGCGCCCGCGCCCCGCTGGCAGCCCTCGCAGAGCTACGCCGCGAACCTGCTCGCCGACACCGGCAAGGTCCCGTGGCTGGAGCCGACCACCCTCAGCACGATCCTGGCGCAGTCGCCGGACAGCGCGGTCGAGCGTCAGTCGTTGACCTACCCCTCCGCCGACCGGGCCAGCGAGCTGCCGCCGGCGTACGTCGGCCAGGTGGCGCAACGCCAGCACGCGCTCTCCCAGCTGACCAGCATCCTGCCGCCGGGCGATCCCGAGACCCGACCGCTCAGCGCCGGGCTGCTGCGCGCCCTCTCGACCGCCTGGCGCGGCGTGGCCGGACCGCGGCGCGGCTGGATGACCGACTTCTCCCGGGCACTGCGCACGATGACCTCGGGCGTCCACATCGTGTCCAAGGCAGGAAGCACGGTCACCTTGACCGGCCACGGCGGCAAGGTTCCGGTGACCATCGCCAACACGCTGGACGCACCGGCCCAGATCACCGTCCAGCTCGACGCGCACGAGCGGCTCACGCTGCCCAACCACGGCCGCGTGGCCGTCACGGTGCCGGCCGACCAGCAGACCACGGTCGACGTCCACGCGACCGCGAAGACCTCGGGGGTGTTCTCCCTCGACGTCCAGCTGCTGACGCCGAACGGCCAGAAGTACGGCACGCCGGTCCAGTTGTTCGTCCGATCCACCGTTTACGGCACGATCACACTCGTGATCACCGGAGTCGCGACGGCGGCGCTGCTCGTCGCGGTCGCGATCCGGCTCACCCGCCGCGCCATCAACGCGCGACGGGCATCAAGCGCCCCCACAGCGTGA
- a CDS encoding CCA tRNA nucleotidyltransferase: MPSGEPFSFGAAAERAITELVRLSAVTDPLASRFTEAGHDLYLVGGPVRDALLGRPTSDLDFTTDARPEQILALVSSLGPTWTTGISFGTVGVQLAEHRCEITTYRSDSYDAASRKPQVEFGDTIEGDLVRRDFTVNAMAVALPLDAARPIVDPAGGLDDLAAGVLRTPIEPEQSFSDDPLRMMRAARFVSQLGFTLDASTYQAISRMTERLGIVSAERVRDELTKLLLGDDPRRGLAILVDSGMAEHVLPEVARLRETVDEHRRHKDVYVHTLTVLEQAIALEPDGPDLVLRMSALLHDIGKPKTKSLDPAGKVSFHHHEVVGAAMTRTRMTALRYPKDVVEDVSRLVELHLRFHGYSGGAWTDAAVRRYVRDAGPLLGRLHLLTRSDCTTRNARKAAALAAAYDSLEQRIAELAEQEDLAAMRPDLDGNDIMAELNLPPGRAVGEAYRHMLALRMERGPMSREAAVAALHEWAAEQGIGT, encoded by the coding sequence ATGCCGTCTGGGGAGCCGTTCTCGTTCGGTGCGGCGGCCGAGCGGGCGATCACCGAGCTGGTCCGGCTCAGCGCGGTCACCGACCCGCTTGCCAGCCGGTTCACCGAGGCCGGCCACGACCTCTACCTCGTCGGCGGCCCGGTCCGGGATGCTCTGCTCGGTCGGCCGACCTCGGATCTGGACTTCACGACCGACGCCCGGCCGGAGCAGATCCTGGCGCTCGTCTCCTCGCTCGGCCCCACCTGGACCACCGGGATCAGCTTCGGGACGGTCGGGGTCCAGCTGGCGGAGCACCGCTGCGAGATCACGACCTATCGCAGCGACAGCTACGACGCCGCGTCACGCAAGCCGCAGGTCGAGTTCGGCGACACGATCGAGGGCGACCTGGTCCGTCGCGACTTCACCGTGAACGCGATGGCGGTGGCGCTCCCGCTCGACGCGGCGCGCCCGATCGTCGATCCGGCGGGCGGGCTCGACGATCTCGCGGCAGGGGTGCTGCGTACGCCGATCGAACCGGAACAGTCCTTCAGCGACGACCCGCTGCGGATGATGCGCGCGGCCCGTTTCGTGTCGCAGCTCGGCTTCACCCTCGACGCGTCGACCTATCAGGCGATTTCCCGGATGACCGAGCGGCTGGGCATCGTCAGCGCCGAACGAGTGCGCGACGAGCTCACCAAGCTGCTGTTGGGTGACGACCCGCGTCGCGGGCTGGCGATCCTCGTTGACAGTGGGATGGCCGAACACGTGCTGCCCGAGGTCGCCCGACTGCGCGAGACGGTCGATGAGCACCGCCGGCACAAGGACGTCTACGTGCACACGTTGACCGTGCTCGAACAGGCCATCGCGCTGGAGCCGGACGGTCCGGACCTCGTATTGCGGATGTCGGCGTTGCTGCACGACATCGGCAAGCCCAAGACGAAGTCACTCGACCCGGCGGGGAAGGTCAGCTTCCACCACCACGAGGTGGTCGGTGCCGCGATGACCCGTACCCGGATGACGGCGCTGCGCTACCCGAAGGACGTCGTCGAGGACGTGTCCCGGCTGGTCGAGCTGCACCTGCGCTTTCACGGGTACTCCGGTGGCGCGTGGACCGACGCGGCCGTCCGCCGCTACGTCCGGGATGCCGGACCGTTGCTCGGCCGGCTGCACCTGCTCACCCGCTCCGACTGCACGACCCGCAACGCCCGCAAGGCTGCGGCGCTGGCTGCGGCCTACGACTCACTCGAGCAGCGCATCGCCGAGCTCGCCGAGCAGGAGGACCTGGCCGCGATGCGGCCCGACCTCGACGGCAACGACATCATGGCGGAGCTCAACCTCCCGCCGGGCCGGGCCGTCGGCGAGGCCTACCGCCACATGCTGGCGCTGCGCATGGAACGGGGCCCGATGTCGCGCGAAGCAGCGGTGGCGGCGCTGCACGAGTGGGCCGCCGAGCAAGGGATC
- the murJ gene encoding murein biosynthesis integral membrane protein MurJ translates to MTEGRSTLARSGLAMATGTLASRGSGFVRTVVIAYALGVGPVNNAYTVANTVPNALYDLLLGGILSALVVPLLVRAASEEPDEGEAYAQRLVTIVAVTLTVVAVIAVIAAPAIISLYAHNARSAQKALAVTFARYFLPQLLFYGLGAILSAILNVRGSFVAPMWAPVLNNLVVIGSGITFAAMTHTAPRAGHLSHGQILVLSIGTTAGVVLQTVALAPALRHVGFRLRPRWDWRGSGLRQAGPFAGWVLGYVVTNQLGYVVISDLAEAINHGKGELAVYSYGYVLFSLPYAVVAVTVITALFPSMSRSGTAGEDSEVAHTLAEGLSLAGVVLVPATLLLLTLGSPIAVLVLAHGHTSHTGAALTGRVLIGFAVGLIPFSTFQMQLRAWLAVHDARTPALVNLVITAINLLLDVVLYKVLSGSNKVVGLAIGYSVSYLLGTAVFAVKLRRRLHATRRTHVIRTYVRLLVAALVAAIPAELLTLAVRHAVGTGTGGSLAAIVVAAPVALGSFLALARRMRVRELNQLAGMLPIGRRNV, encoded by the coding sequence GTGACCGAGGGCCGTAGCACTCTCGCCCGCAGCGGGCTGGCGATGGCGACCGGAACGCTCGCCAGCCGCGGGAGCGGCTTCGTCCGCACGGTCGTGATCGCCTATGCGCTCGGCGTCGGGCCCGTCAACAACGCCTACACCGTCGCCAACACCGTCCCCAACGCGCTCTACGACCTGCTGCTCGGCGGGATCCTCTCGGCGCTGGTCGTGCCGCTGCTGGTCCGGGCGGCAAGCGAGGAACCCGACGAGGGCGAGGCCTACGCCCAGCGGCTCGTGACGATCGTCGCGGTGACGCTGACGGTCGTGGCCGTCATCGCGGTCATCGCAGCGCCGGCCATCATCTCGCTGTACGCCCACAACGCCCGGTCCGCGCAGAAGGCTCTCGCCGTCACCTTCGCGCGCTACTTCCTGCCCCAGCTGCTCTTCTACGGTCTCGGCGCGATCCTCAGCGCGATCCTCAACGTGCGCGGCAGCTTCGTGGCGCCGATGTGGGCACCGGTCCTGAACAACCTGGTGGTGATCGGCTCCGGCATCACCTTCGCCGCAATGACCCACACGGCGCCACGTGCCGGACATCTGTCCCACGGGCAGATCCTCGTGTTGTCGATCGGGACGACCGCCGGCGTCGTGCTCCAGACGGTCGCGCTCGCCCCGGCACTTCGCCACGTCGGCTTCCGGCTTCGCCCGCGATGGGACTGGCGCGGGTCGGGGCTGCGCCAAGCCGGCCCGTTCGCCGGGTGGGTGCTGGGCTACGTCGTCACGAACCAGCTGGGCTACGTCGTCATCTCCGACCTGGCCGAGGCGATCAACCACGGCAAGGGGGAGCTCGCCGTGTACTCCTACGGCTACGTGCTGTTCTCCCTGCCGTACGCCGTCGTCGCGGTCACCGTCATCACCGCGCTTTTCCCGTCGATGAGTCGCAGCGGGACAGCGGGCGAGGACTCGGAGGTCGCCCACACACTGGCCGAAGGGCTGTCGCTGGCCGGCGTCGTCCTCGTCCCGGCGACGTTGCTGCTGCTCACGCTCGGCTCTCCGATCGCCGTCCTGGTCCTCGCCCACGGCCACACCAGCCATACCGGCGCCGCTCTCACCGGACGGGTGCTGATCGGCTTCGCGGTCGGGCTGATCCCGTTCTCGACCTTCCAGATGCAGCTGCGCGCGTGGCTCGCGGTCCACGACGCGCGCACCCCGGCACTGGTGAACCTCGTCATCACCGCGATCAACCTGCTGCTCGACGTCGTGCTCTACAAGGTGCTGTCCGGTTCGAACAAGGTCGTGGGGCTGGCGATCGGCTACTCGGTGTCCTACCTGCTGGGCACCGCCGTGTTCGCAGTGAAGCTCCGGCGCCGGCTGCACGCCACCCGCCGCACCCACGTGATCCGCACCTACGTCCGGCTGCTCGTCGCCGCGCTGGTCGCGGCGATACCGGCCGAGCTGCTGACGCTGGCGGTCCGTCACGCGGTCGGGACCGGCACCGGCGGGTCGTTGGCGGCGATCGTCGTGGCGGCTCCCGTGGCGCTCGGCAGCTTCCTGGCGCTGGCCCGGCGGATGCGGGTGCGCGAGCTCAACCAGCTCGCGGGGATGCTGCCGATCGGGCGCAGAAACGTTTAG
- a CDS encoding NUDIX hydrolase, with protein MSPSARRSLRRVEETSAGGLVVDGTDMAARAALIGRLDRRGRLRWSLPKGHVEAGETTEAAAIREVAEETGITGKVLAPLGTIDFWFVAEGRRIHKTVHHFLLMAQSGELSDDDIEVEEVEWVPLSELGTRLAYDDERRLIQAVPGLLADTA; from the coding sequence ATGTCCCCTTCGGCGCGCAGGTCTCTCCGCCGGGTGGAGGAGACGTCCGCGGGCGGGCTCGTCGTCGACGGCACCGACATGGCCGCACGCGCCGCGCTGATCGGTCGCCTGGACCGCCGCGGCCGGCTGCGCTGGTCGTTGCCGAAGGGCCACGTCGAGGCCGGTGAGACGACTGAGGCCGCTGCGATCCGTGAGGTCGCCGAGGAAACCGGGATCACCGGCAAGGTCCTCGCCCCCCTCGGCACCATCGACTTCTGGTTCGTGGCGGAGGGTCGCCGCATCCACAAGACGGTGCACCACTTCCTGCTGATGGCGCAGAGCGGTGAGCTCTCCGACGACGACATCGAGGTCGAAGAGGTCGAGTGGGTGCCGCTCAGCGAGCTCGGCACCAGGCTCGCCTACGACGACGAGCGCCGGCTGATCCAAGCCGTGCCAGGGCTGCTCGCCGACACCGCGTGA
- a CDS encoding NlpC/P60 family protein, producing MTRGCVRRSTSLIALSGLAAAAFAVTTSPLASATAIGDARAQAAALTTSIDRLQTQAEVASERYDKAEAQLSQAVSDQEQADQALDAVQASAAAAQQDLIARTRALYESGGDPVLLATMLSGEDPVDAIDRYHLASAVIGYESRSAAAAAATVATAQDLDKRDAAITARVTALQAQASRASSAVQLALRTERTELANASDTVLRLEKADEQAQSTQGAAEFATAVTSEGGTVGDGAQQATNSVAAAAIAWARTRLGDPYVWGGSGPNVFDCSGLVQWSYAHAGITLPRVAADQYNAGPHPTWAELEPGDLLFWAYDMNNPASIHHVTIYIGGGLMIAAPHTGTDVQIEPVYFDGLYGATRPWASTIEPPVTASPTPTATPSVVMSPLA from the coding sequence TTGACCAGGGGGTGCGTTCGCCGCTCGACCAGTCTGATCGCACTGTCAGGCCTGGCCGCCGCCGCGTTCGCCGTCACCACGTCGCCACTGGCCAGCGCCACTGCGATCGGTGACGCTCGCGCCCAGGCCGCCGCGCTCACGACGTCGATCGACCGGCTCCAGACGCAGGCCGAGGTCGCCAGCGAGCGCTACGACAAGGCGGAAGCGCAGCTGAGCCAGGCGGTCTCCGACCAGGAGCAGGCCGACCAGGCCCTTGATGCCGTCCAGGCCAGCGCCGCCGCCGCCCAGCAGGACCTGATCGCGCGTACCCGCGCGCTCTACGAGAGCGGTGGCGACCCGGTCCTGCTCGCGACCATGCTCTCCGGCGAGGACCCGGTGGACGCGATCGATCGCTACCACCTCGCCAGCGCGGTCATCGGCTACGAGTCGCGCAGCGCCGCCGCAGCGGCCGCCACGGTGGCGACCGCGCAGGATCTCGACAAGCGCGACGCCGCCATCACCGCTCGGGTGACCGCGTTGCAGGCGCAGGCCAGCCGGGCCAGCAGCGCGGTGCAGCTCGCCCTGCGTACCGAGCGCACGGAGCTGGCAAACGCCAGCGACACCGTGCTGCGCCTCGAGAAAGCCGACGAGCAGGCCCAGTCCACCCAAGGGGCCGCGGAGTTCGCCACCGCCGTCACCTCCGAAGGCGGCACGGTGGGCGACGGCGCACAGCAAGCCACGAACTCGGTGGCCGCCGCCGCGATCGCCTGGGCGCGGACCCGGCTCGGCGACCCCTACGTCTGGGGCGGCAGCGGCCCGAACGTCTTCGACTGCAGCGGGCTCGTGCAGTGGTCCTACGCCCACGCCGGGATCACGCTGCCCCGGGTGGCGGCCGACCAGTACAACGCCGGACCGCACCCGACGTGGGCCGAGCTCGAACCCGGCGACCTGCTGTTCTGGGCCTACGACATGAACAACCCGGCGAGCATCCACCACGTCACGATCTACATCGGCGGCGGACTGATGATCGCCGCTCCGCACACCGGCACCGACGTCCAGATCGAGCCGGTCTACTTCGACGGCCTGTACGGCGCGACCCGGCCGTGGGCGTCCACCATCGAGCCGCCCGTCACCGCCTCGCCCACGCCGACGGCGACGCCGTCGGTCGTCATGAGCCCGCTCGCGTAG